One segment of Corynebacterium caspium DSM 44850 DNA contains the following:
- a CDS encoding Na+/H+ antiporter subunit A: MLFLLCALAVTAALAPFLLRLLGKAAFALLALVPAGGFIWVVKHFLAGDFSNNKALNSHYEWLPMVHLDLTFQMDALSAIFSLIVLGIGTLVLLYCWGYFDSNPIRLSIFAAQMVSFAMVMFGLVISDSLLLMYIFWELTSVLSFLLVGYYGERASSRRSATQALLITTLGGLSMLVGIIMLGRFANIWHFTDISTYAQTYGIANIPHIGIATALLLAGALSKSAIAPAHFWLPGAMAAPTPVSAYLHSAAMVKAGIYLVARLAPNFQAVTTWYLILIVLGVGTMVLSGWVALRQKDLKLMLAYGTVSQLGFIMSVMAVGSPTAIQAGLALTLGHALFKATLFMVIGAIDHATGTRHVNKLSGLWRKQPFLFGIAIIAAASMSGIPPLFGFVAKESALQAILEEPQLRGVPGHLMITGLVLGSILTMAYSCYVLYGAFATKPATHPTGGGISAAVAKMHRIGPTLWLSPAVLTVLTVSLGIWPRPADAIINTYLQTLKYSAAPGKLPGSLALWHGLSPALALSAVIIAVGTLVFLRRETLLKFQLEEPALGDANTAYDATLHFFRTVALRLTASTQRGSLVVNLSIIFFVLMTLPLSALILGERPEVVMMLWENPWQAVAAGIMIVIAIVATRSTNRLSGVILVGVTGYGMATLFVMHGAPDLALTQVLVETIQMVIFMLVLRKLPSNTEWRGTPKGNRARAWLAAGVGISVSVVALFAMNSRTTQPISRYIPDLAYDIGHGANAVNVLLVDIRGWDTLGEISVLVLAATGVASLIYGTRSFTRSSRRPTLKAAGRRWLAADVDTEKAQNRSLMIDVITRLSFPTMIALSIYFFFAGHNAPGGGFAGGLVAALAFSLRYIAGGREELEEALPVDAGRILGTGLLIAVGTAAAPMFFGRAPLTSHVWEASLPLVGSFSIPSAIFFDLGVYLIVIGLIMHILTSLGGQVDADEAKRRQLARDRARTMSRTTQERRNAARAAARARQAAAADGGGGGAGAAGGSAAGGDAAFTPASPAPTATPATSATTAPQKER; the protein is encoded by the coding sequence ATGCTCTTCCTTCTGTGTGCCCTTGCAGTAACCGCAGCGCTGGCCCCATTCCTTCTTAGACTCCTTGGGAAAGCTGCTTTTGCCCTGCTAGCCCTAGTTCCAGCTGGTGGCTTCATCTGGGTGGTTAAACACTTCCTAGCTGGCGATTTCAGCAATAATAAAGCCCTTAATAGCCATTATGAATGGCTTCCCATGGTGCATTTGGATCTAACTTTCCAAATGGATGCGCTCAGCGCCATATTTAGTTTGATTGTCTTAGGAATAGGCACCCTAGTACTGCTTTACTGTTGGGGATATTTTGATTCCAACCCCATTCGTCTTTCCATTTTTGCCGCTCAAATGGTGAGCTTTGCCATGGTGATGTTTGGGCTAGTTATCTCTGACAGCTTGCTGCTGATGTACATCTTCTGGGAGCTCACTTCGGTGCTGTCATTTTTACTCGTGGGTTACTACGGGGAAAGGGCTTCCTCACGCAGATCAGCCACCCAAGCGTTGCTTATCACCACTTTGGGCGGGCTATCGATGCTGGTAGGCATCATTATGCTGGGCCGCTTTGCCAATATTTGGCATTTCACCGATATCTCCACCTATGCCCAAACTTATGGCATCGCAAATATTCCCCATATTGGGATTGCTACCGCGCTGCTTCTAGCTGGCGCACTCTCTAAATCAGCCATAGCGCCTGCACATTTCTGGCTTCCCGGCGCGATGGCAGCTCCCACGCCAGTTTCAGCCTATTTACACTCTGCAGCCATGGTTAAAGCAGGCATCTACTTAGTAGCCCGCTTGGCCCCTAATTTCCAGGCAGTAACCACCTGGTATTTGATATTAATAGTGCTCGGAGTAGGCACTATGGTGCTTTCCGGATGGGTAGCTTTAAGACAAAAAGATCTCAAATTAATGCTGGCCTACGGCACAGTTTCCCAATTGGGTTTCATTATGTCAGTGATGGCAGTGGGCTCACCTACCGCCATCCAAGCCGGACTAGCCCTTACTTTGGGACATGCTCTTTTTAAAGCCACGCTGTTTATGGTGATCGGCGCTATTGACCACGCCACTGGAACTCGGCATGTAAATAAGCTTTCCGGGCTCTGGCGTAAACAACCCTTCCTATTTGGAATTGCAATTATTGCCGCCGCCTCTATGTCTGGCATTCCACCCCTATTTGGTTTTGTGGCCAAAGAGTCTGCCCTCCAAGCCATTTTGGAAGAACCCCAATTACGCGGAGTACCCGGCCATTTAATGATTACCGGGCTAGTCCTTGGATCCATATTGACCATGGCATATTCCTGCTATGTGCTCTACGGGGCTTTTGCCACTAAACCTGCCACGCACCCCACCGGGGGCGGGATATCTGCAGCGGTAGCAAAAATGCACCGTATTGGGCCCACCCTGTGGTTATCGCCAGCTGTATTAACCGTGCTAACTGTGAGCTTAGGAATCTGGCCGCGCCCGGCTGACGCCATCATAAATACCTATTTACAAACCCTAAAATACAGCGCCGCGCCTGGAAAACTTCCCGGCAGCTTAGCCTTATGGCATGGGCTAAGCCCTGCTTTGGCGTTATCTGCAGTGATTATTGCGGTGGGAACCTTGGTGTTTTTGCGTCGGGAAACTCTGTTGAAATTCCAATTAGAAGAACCCGCCTTAGGAGATGCCAATACGGCCTACGATGCCACGCTGCACTTCTTCCGTACCGTGGCCTTGCGCTTAACTGCAAGTACCCAGCGCGGCTCCTTAGTGGTCAATCTTTCCATCATTTTCTTTGTCTTAATGACCCTGCCGCTAAGTGCTTTGATCCTTGGTGAGCGCCCCGAAGTTGTAATGATGCTTTGGGAAAATCCGTGGCAAGCAGTAGCCGCTGGCATCATGATCGTGATTGCCATAGTGGCTACCCGCAGCACTAACCGGCTTTCCGGAGTGATTTTGGTAGGAGTAACCGGCTACGGGATGGCCACCCTGTTTGTCATGCACGGGGCTCCAGATCTAGCCCTAACCCAGGTGCTAGTGGAAACCATCCAGATGGTGATCTTTATGCTGGTACTGCGCAAATTACCCAGCAATACTGAATGGCGCGGCACCCCTAAAGGCAACCGGGCACGTGCCTGGTTAGCTGCCGGAGTGGGAATTTCAGTAAGCGTTGTGGCGCTATTTGCCATGAATTCGCGCACCACGCAACCAATATCGCGCTATATTCCAGACCTCGCCTATGACATCGGACACGGCGCAAATGCGGTAAACGTCCTGCTAGTAGATATTCGTGGCTGGGATACTCTCGGCGAAATCTCGGTGCTGGTATTGGCAGCCACCGGGGTGGCATCGCTAATTTATGGCACTCGCTCCTTTACTAGAAGTTCTAGAAGACCCACCCTCAAAGCAGCCGGAAGACGCTGGTTAGCCGCCGATGTAGATACCGAAAAAGCCCAAAATCGTTCCCTGATGATAGACGTAATCACGCGACTATCCTTCCCGACGATGATCGCCCTTTCTATCTACTTCTTCTTCGCCGGACATAATGCCCCCGGTGGTGGTTTTGCCGGTGGACTAGTAGCCGCCCTCGCCTTTAGCCTGCGCTATATTGCTGGCGGCAGAGAAGAATTAGAAGAAGCCCTGCCAGTAGATGCCGGACGCATCCTAGGCACCGGTTTATTAATTGCTGTTGGCACCGCAGCAGCACCCATGTTCTTCGGGCGCGCCCCGTTGACCTCACATGTGTGGGAAGCCTCCCTACCGCTGGTGGGTAGCTTCAGTATTCCCTCAGCAATCTTTTTTGACCTGGGAGTTTACCTGATTGTGATTGGGCTAATTATGCACATTCTCACCTCGCTAGGTGGCCAAGTTGATGCCGATGAAGCCAAGCGACGCCAGCTAGCCCGCGATAGAGCCCGGACGATGTCGCGCACCACCCAGGAACGCCGCAATGCAGCCCGGGCCGCTGCCCGTGCGCGGCAAGCCGCCGCAGCCGATGGCGGCGGTGGCGGCGCTGGTGCCGCTGGTGGTAGTGCCGCTGGTGGCGATGCAGCCTTCACCCCGGCATCGCCAGCACCTACTGCAACTCCGGCAACGTCGGCGACTACTGCACCACAGAAGGAGCGCTAA
- a CDS encoding M20/M25/M40 family metallo-hydrolase, with protein MISTDSRTTIFNQLSQLVAFNSVHGDPALADQAAGAAQWVVTALEESPIEFEVSSHLTVDGSRAIIGYRAPEANQPTVLLYCHHDVVPAGELSAWESDPFTLTERNGRWYGRGTADCKGNLVMHLEALRQLATAEAADPTAPKIGLIFLAEGSEEMGGEGLDQLLADKPELFRSDVILIADSGNAAVGIPTLTTSLRGGAQLTVTVRTLDAAVHSGMFGGAAPDAVFALMRTLDSLRDEKGRTVIDGVDTTTRWEGRPYDPENFRTDSTTLPGVELAGDESDNPADFIWARPAVTVTGFTSTPVSQAVNAIPPMAQARLNLRVPAGIAAAEIAEKLAAHLKAHVPGGAHIEVEIEDINDGFASDLSQPAIQLFQEALSAAYDGAEVVSIGSGGSIPLTGALQQQFPQAEIALFGVEEPESRIHSANESVDPTEIERIAAAEFAFLTKYSQAAAANTK; from the coding sequence ATGATTTCTACAGACTCTCGCACCACTATTTTCAACCAGCTAAGCCAGCTAGTTGCCTTCAATTCCGTACATGGGGATCCCGCCTTGGCAGACCAGGCTGCCGGTGCTGCCCAGTGGGTAGTTACTGCCCTGGAAGAAAGCCCCATCGAATTTGAGGTAAGCAGCCACCTCACCGTGGATGGCTCCCGGGCGATCATCGGATACCGGGCCCCTGAAGCAAACCAACCCACGGTATTGCTTTACTGCCACCATGACGTAGTTCCTGCCGGTGAATTATCTGCCTGGGAATCAGATCCTTTCACCCTCACCGAACGTAATGGGCGCTGGTATGGCCGCGGTACTGCTGACTGCAAAGGCAATTTAGTAATGCACCTGGAAGCCTTGCGGCAATTAGCCACCGCAGAAGCTGCTGATCCCACCGCCCCCAAAATTGGGCTGATTTTTCTTGCCGAAGGCTCTGAGGAAATGGGCGGCGAAGGCCTTGACCAGCTGCTAGCTGATAAACCAGAACTCTTTCGCTCCGATGTCATCTTGATTGCTGATTCTGGCAATGCCGCCGTAGGTATTCCCACCCTCACCACTTCTTTGCGCGGTGGAGCCCAACTCACCGTCACCGTGCGCACCCTGGATGCAGCCGTACACTCCGGCATGTTTGGCGGCGCTGCCCCTGATGCCGTATTCGCCCTCATGCGTACGCTGGACTCGCTGCGTGACGAAAAAGGCCGCACCGTAATTGACGGCGTAGATACCACTACCCGGTGGGAGGGGCGTCCCTATGATCCAGAGAATTTCCGCACCGATTCCACCACCTTGCCTGGGGTGGAATTAGCAGGCGATGAAAGCGATAACCCAGCTGATTTTATTTGGGCGCGACCAGCAGTAACCGTTACTGGTTTCACCTCCACTCCGGTATCCCAAGCGGTAAATGCTATCCCGCCGATGGCTCAAGCTCGCCTAAATCTGCGAGTCCCTGCCGGCATTGCTGCCGCTGAGATTGCGGAAAAATTGGCCGCTCATCTAAAAGCTCATGTTCCCGGTGGCGCCCATATTGAGGTCGAAATTGAGGATATAAATGATGGCTTTGCCAGCGACCTCAGCCAACCTGCTATCCAGCTTTTCCAAGAAGCCCTTTCTGCAGCTTATGACGGTGCCGAGGTGGTAAGTATTGGTTCTGGTGGTTCTATTCCGCTCACCGGAGCTTTGCAACAGCAATTCCCGCAGGCAGAAATTGCGCTTTTTGGGGTGGAAGAGCCAGAATCTCGGATTCACTCTGCTAATGAATCTGTGGATCCCACAGAAATTGAACGCATTGCTGCCGCAGAATTTGCCTTTTTAACCAAATATTCCCAAGCAGCCGCAGCTAATACTAAATAG
- the groL gene encoding chaperonin GroEL (60 kDa chaperone family; promotes refolding of misfolded polypeptides especially under stressful conditions; forms two stacked rings of heptamers to form a barrel-shaped 14mer; ends can be capped by GroES; misfolded proteins enter the barrel where they are refolded when GroES binds) produces MAKMIAFDEEARRGLESGLNQLANAVKVTLGPKGRNVVLEKSWGAPTITNDGVSIAREIELEDPYEKIGAELVKEVAKKTDDVAGDGTTTATVLAQALVKEGLRNVAAGSNPMGIKRGIEQAVAAVTEKLFEQAKEVETEEQIAATAGISAADPEIGKQIARAMYAVGNGAVNKDSVITVEESNTFGVELEITEGMRFDKGYISGYFATDMERQEAILEDPYILFVSGKVSNVKDLLPLLEKVMQSGKPLLIVAEDVEGEALSTLVVNKIRGTFKSVAVKAPGFGDRRKAQLQDMAILTGGQVISEEVGLSLETADLPLLGQARKVVVTKDETTIVQGAGAPEQIEGRVKQIRAEIENADSDYDREKLQERLAKLAGGVAVLKVGAATEVELKERKHRIEDAVRNAKAAVEEGIVAGGGVALLQAAHVLDDDLGLVGDEATGVKIVRGALSAPLKQIAENAGLEPGVVAAKVETLPAGEGLNAATGEYIDLMSAGISDPVKVTRSALQNAASIAALFLTTEAVVAEKPAPAGQGTPDMDAMGGMGGF; encoded by the coding sequence ATGGCAAAGATGATTGCCTTCGACGAAGAAGCACGTCGTGGCTTGGAAAGCGGCCTAAACCAGCTAGCTAATGCCGTAAAGGTAACGCTAGGACCTAAGGGTCGCAATGTAGTGCTCGAGAAGTCTTGGGGCGCTCCTACTATTACCAACGATGGCGTTTCCATTGCGCGCGAGATTGAGCTTGAAGATCCTTATGAGAAGATCGGCGCGGAGCTAGTCAAGGAAGTTGCCAAGAAAACTGATGACGTAGCCGGCGATGGCACCACCACCGCTACGGTGCTGGCACAGGCCCTCGTAAAAGAAGGGCTACGTAACGTAGCTGCTGGCTCTAACCCCATGGGGATTAAGCGCGGCATCGAACAGGCTGTAGCCGCAGTTACCGAAAAGCTTTTTGAGCAGGCTAAAGAAGTAGAAACTGAAGAACAAATTGCGGCCACTGCAGGTATTTCTGCAGCTGATCCAGAGATTGGCAAGCAAATTGCCCGCGCTATGTATGCCGTAGGCAACGGTGCTGTTAATAAAGATTCTGTAATTACTGTCGAAGAATCCAATACCTTTGGCGTGGAACTAGAGATCACCGAAGGTATGCGCTTTGATAAGGGCTATATCTCTGGTTATTTCGCCACTGATATGGAGCGCCAGGAAGCCATTTTGGAGGATCCATATATCCTCTTCGTTTCTGGCAAGGTATCCAATGTTAAGGATCTATTGCCGCTGCTAGAAAAGGTTATGCAGTCTGGCAAGCCCTTGCTAATTGTAGCTGAGGACGTAGAAGGCGAAGCCCTATCTACCCTGGTTGTCAATAAGATTCGCGGCACCTTTAAGTCCGTTGCGGTAAAGGCTCCAGGCTTTGGGGATCGCCGCAAGGCACAGCTACAGGATATGGCCATCTTGACTGGCGGCCAGGTCATTTCTGAAGAAGTAGGGCTTTCCCTAGAGACCGCTGATCTGCCACTTTTGGGCCAGGCACGCAAGGTAGTTGTCACCAAGGATGAGACCACCATCGTGCAGGGTGCCGGTGCTCCAGAGCAGATCGAAGGCCGAGTAAAGCAGATCCGCGCAGAGATCGAAAACGCTGATTCTGATTATGACCGTGAAAAGCTACAAGAACGCCTCGCTAAGCTAGCTGGCGGCGTAGCTGTGCTCAAGGTTGGTGCAGCCACTGAGGTAGAACTCAAGGAACGCAAGCACCGCATTGAAGATGCTGTGCGCAATGCTAAGGCAGCTGTGGAAGAGGGCATCGTAGCTGGTGGTGGCGTAGCGCTGCTACAAGCTGCTCATGTACTAGATGATGATCTCGGTCTAGTTGGCGATGAAGCCACCGGTGTGAAGATCGTACGTGGAGCTCTTTCTGCACCGCTGAAGCAGATTGCTGAAAACGCTGGCCTAGAGCCTGGCGTCGTGGCTGCAAAGGTTGAAACCCTACCTGCAGGTGAGGGTCTAAATGCGGCCACTGGGGAATATATTGACCTCATGAGCGCAGGCATCAGCGATCCAGTGAAGGTAACTCGCTCTGCACTGCAGAATGCGGCCTCCATTGCGGCACTATTCCTCACCACTGAGGCTGTAGTTGCTGAAAAGCCGGCTCCTGCTGGCCAAGGCACCCCTGATATGGATGCCATGGGTGGTATGGGCGGCTTCTAA
- a CDS encoding PorH family porin, with amino-acid sequence MAFIHQQMEHFSTFVENIGKLFQEFPKMLKHFAELFTLKATDDAVVSTKENFGGTLHTTTTAATTV; translated from the coding sequence ATGGCTTTCATTCACCAGCAGATGGAACATTTCTCTACTTTCGTTGAGAACATCGGCAAGCTCTTCCAGGAATTCCCCAAGATGCTGAAGCATTTTGCTGAGCTCTTCACCTTGAAGGCAACTGACGACGCTGTTGTTTCCACCAAGGAAAACTTCGGTGGCACCCTTCACACCACCACTACTGCCGCCACCACTGTTTAA
- the ppk2 gene encoding polyphosphate kinase 2: MAENKYEDLPIIDLARTEGYVVDDSDEDDPILIQPDGTPVDTWRENYPYAERMTRKKYNKIKRQLQIELLKWQNWTKETGQRHIIIFEGRDAAGKGGTIKRFNEHLNPRGARIVALEKPSPRESTSWYFQRYIQHFPSSGEIVFFDRSWYNRSGVERVMGFCTESQHAEFLREVPMLENMIMGSGISLTKFWFSVTQKEQRTRFAIRQVDPVRQWKLSPMDLASLDKWDDYTRAKQEQFLHTDSDESPWITIKSNDKKRARINAMRYVLSKFEYTGKDHKIVGQPDPTIVGRGRDDID, encoded by the coding sequence ATGGCTGAGAATAAATACGAAGATCTGCCCATCATCGATCTAGCACGCACTGAAGGGTACGTAGTAGACGATTCCGATGAAGATGATCCCATCTTGATTCAGCCAGATGGCACACCAGTAGATACCTGGCGGGAAAACTACCCTTATGCAGAGCGGATGACGCGCAAAAAATACAATAAAATCAAGCGTCAACTGCAAATAGAACTACTAAAATGGCAAAACTGGACTAAAGAAACCGGGCAACGCCATATTATTATCTTCGAAGGCCGCGATGCCGCTGGCAAGGGGGGAACCATTAAGCGCTTTAATGAGCACTTAAACCCCCGTGGAGCCCGCATTGTGGCCTTAGAGAAGCCTTCGCCTAGGGAATCTACTTCCTGGTACTTCCAACGCTATATACAGCATTTTCCCTCCAGTGGAGAGATCGTCTTTTTTGACCGCTCTTGGTATAACCGCTCCGGGGTAGAGCGAGTAATGGGTTTTTGTACTGAATCCCAGCACGCAGAATTCCTACGCGAAGTACCCATGCTTGAAAATATGATCATGGGTTCTGGAATTTCCCTCACAAAATTCTGGTTCTCAGTCACCCAAAAAGAGCAGCGCACACGGTTTGCTATCCGACAAGTAGATCCCGTACGCCAATGGAAATTATCCCCCATGGACTTAGCCTCGCTGGATAAATGGGACGATTATACCCGCGCGAAACAAGAACAATTCCTGCACACCGATAGTGATGAATCCCCCTGGATCACCATTAAATCAAATGATAAAAAACGAGCCCGCATAAATGCCATGCGTTATGTGCTCAGCAAATTTGAATACACCGGTAAAGACCACAAAATCGTCGGACAACCAGACCCCACAATTGTGGGGCGCGGTCGCGACGATATTGATTAA
- a CDS encoding MarR family winged helix-turn-helix transcriptional regulator: MFKANSDRSPRIPDSLLESPSFQLERLRRRTRDEIDAVLSSHRTSLREYWALTCLAENGAYSQTALAETLLMDASDVVRLIDSLEVHGWVRRDRDPKDRRRQLVTCTEKGKEVQAELAELVRQGEERALDESTEKQLKHLRRLARSVMASGE, from the coding sequence ATGTTCAAGGCCAACTCTGACCGCAGCCCTAGAATTCCAGATTCTTTGCTGGAATCTCCCTCTTTCCAATTAGAGCGTTTGCGGCGCCGTACTCGTGATGAAATCGACGCTGTGCTTTCTAGCCACCGGACTTCGCTTCGCGAATACTGGGCACTTACTTGTTTGGCCGAAAATGGTGCTTATAGCCAGACTGCCCTAGCTGAGACCTTATTAATGGATGCCTCAGATGTGGTGCGCCTAATTGATTCTTTGGAGGTACACGGCTGGGTGCGCCGCGATAGGGATCCCAAGGATCGCCGCCGCCAGCTAGTTACCTGCACGGAAAAGGGTAAAGAGGTACAGGCAGAGTTAGCGGAGCTGGTGCGCCAAGGTGAAGAACGCGCCTTAGATGAATCAACTGAAAAGCAGTTGAAGCACCTAAGACGCTTGGCTCGTTCTGTTATGGCTAGCGGAGAATAA
- a CDS encoding inorganic diphosphatase has translation MSLEVTIEIPKGSRNKYEVDHETGKVYLDRYLFTPMAYPADYGFIDHTLGDDGDPLDALVIMPESVFPGVIVKARPLGVFRMTDEAGGDDKLLCVIDDVRYEHLQDIADVSSFLKEEIEHFFVHYKDLEPGKEAHGAGWGNAAEAEKILAEAIARYKA, from the coding sequence ATGAGCCTTGAGGTCACCATCGAGATTCCCAAGGGTTCTCGCAATAAGTATGAGGTTGACCATGAGACCGGAAAAGTTTATCTAGACCGGTATCTTTTCACCCCCATGGCTTATCCAGCTGACTATGGTTTCATCGATCACACTTTGGGCGATGATGGCGACCCTTTGGATGCGCTGGTAATCATGCCGGAATCAGTTTTCCCCGGAGTAATTGTTAAGGCTCGCCCTTTGGGGGTTTTCCGCATGACTGATGAGGCCGGCGGGGATGACAAACTGCTTTGTGTTATCGACGACGTCCGCTACGAGCATCTGCAAGATATTGCCGATGTGTCCTCTTTCCTGAAGGAAGAGATCGAGCACTTCTTTGTGCACTACAAAGATCTAGAGCCCGGCAAGGAAGCTCATGGTGCTGGTTGGGGTAATGCTGCTGAAGCGGAGAAGATTCTAGCTGAGGCAATTGCTCGCTATAAGGCCTAA
- the dacB gene encoding D-alanyl-D-alanine carboxypeptidase/D-alanyl-D-alanine endopeptidase has translation MKKKFWWFGAIGLSLLLVVGIVGVGIKAQYQYGELTHGSAYTAAKPQEIMVPASQEGILVDETALKTRLAELAKAQALGNLGIQISAADGRILLAKNDNLPLRPASTTKILSATAAIYALGLQDRIITKVYEVPGRPDAVVIKATGDVWLNQEAIEKLAEQIRAKGLNPHTVLVDTTAWSGETILEGWNEIDVDAGYVAPLEPIMLYGARIGDTTGDVPRSHTPAYDVAAALARALDAENMAVEAITIPAASAPVAEVNSPTLAQRIQEMMVDSDNVMAEAIGREVALSQGQPADSKGATAATLAVLAAHGFDTTGVILKDNSGLSVDNRITAGLLNNILGAAIKDPQLRPLIEALPVAHATGTLKNRFENTAGRGYVRAKTGTLDYTSALAGVVVGKSGQLYHFAMIANEADVAAARSALDALASALREA, from the coding sequence ATGAAAAAGAAATTCTGGTGGTTTGGTGCCATAGGTTTAAGCCTGCTCTTAGTAGTAGGCATAGTTGGCGTGGGCATAAAAGCCCAATACCAATACGGTGAGCTCACCCACGGTAGCGCTTATACCGCTGCGAAACCTCAAGAAATTATGGTCCCCGCTAGTCAAGAAGGCATCCTTGTCGATGAAACCGCCTTAAAAACTCGGCTCGCAGAATTAGCTAAAGCCCAAGCTTTAGGAAATCTAGGGATCCAAATATCGGCTGCCGATGGCCGAATTTTGCTGGCAAAAAATGATAATTTGCCTTTACGTCCCGCCTCCACCACCAAAATTTTGAGCGCCACCGCCGCAATTTATGCCCTTGGCCTGCAAGATCGCATAATTACCAAAGTATATGAAGTACCTGGGCGCCCAGATGCCGTCGTTATTAAAGCCACAGGTGATGTGTGGTTAAACCAAGAAGCCATAGAAAAACTGGCAGAACAAATCCGGGCCAAAGGGTTAAACCCGCACACCGTTTTAGTAGATACCACTGCCTGGAGTGGTGAAACCATTTTAGAAGGCTGGAATGAAATAGACGTAGATGCCGGCTATGTTGCTCCTTTAGAACCCATAATGCTTTATGGGGCGCGCATCGGAGATACCACCGGGGATGTGCCTCGTAGCCACACCCCAGCTTATGATGTGGCCGCGGCATTAGCGAGGGCTTTAGATGCAGAAAATATGGCTGTAGAAGCTATAACTATTCCTGCGGCTTCAGCTCCAGTAGCAGAGGTAAATTCGCCGACTTTAGCACAGCGCATCCAAGAAATGATGGTGGATTCCGATAATGTGATGGCTGAAGCTATTGGGCGAGAAGTAGCACTTTCCCAAGGTCAACCAGCTGATTCTAAAGGAGCGACCGCAGCCACTTTGGCAGTACTTGCCGCCCACGGTTTTGATACCACCGGGGTAATTTTAAAAGATAATTCAGGGCTCTCAGTAGATAATCGAATAACGGCGGGGCTGCTAAATAATATTTTGGGAGCAGCCATTAAAGATCCACAGCTGCGCCCGCTAATCGAGGCGCTGCCAGTAGCCCATGCCACTGGAACTTTGAAAAATCGTTTCGAAAATACCGCCGGGCGCGGTTATGTTCGCGCCAAAACGGGCACCTTGGATTACACCTCTGCGCTAGCTGGAGTAGTGGTAGGAAAATCGGGGCAGTTATATCATTTCGCTATGATCGCCAATGAAGCCGATGTAGCCGCTGCGCGCAGTGCCCTTGATGCCCTTGCCAGCGCACTGCGAGAAGCCTAA
- the tilS gene encoding tRNA lysidine(34) synthetase TilS, with the protein MFYIPRDPPAFGRIRLAVRKHLQNYGEIPAVGLSGGADSLALAAALAVENNNVQCTALIVDHQLQAGSAAVAQKAAQQAENMGLKAQILKVTVAGSHEAAAREARYAALTAAAPEIAIGHTRDDQAETYLLGALRGNPAGMLPAAHGIHRPLLELPRSDTRQACAELGLQWWEDPHNSNRRYQRVQVRQLLAGLAADAQDPESVIAAIATAAARTAADREAIRSWAAQLDARDIKQLEEVPAGVRREAIVNLITEIGGKVSGASVAAVEALITRWKGQGAVAIGNGYEVRRHGVRLIG; encoded by the coding sequence ATGTTCTATATTCCGCGTGATCCGCCCGCCTTTGGGCGTATTCGCCTAGCAGTGCGCAAACACCTGCAAAACTACGGCGAAATTCCGGCGGTCGGGCTATCAGGTGGGGCAGATTCACTAGCCCTAGCTGCTGCTTTAGCGGTGGAAAATAATAATGTGCAATGCACCGCGCTAATAGTTGACCATCAGCTCCAAGCAGGCTCAGCAGCAGTCGCCCAAAAAGCCGCCCAACAAGCAGAAAATATGGGCTTAAAAGCACAAATTCTTAAAGTTACCGTGGCAGGAAGCCATGAAGCCGCTGCTAGAGAGGCCCGTTATGCGGCCCTAACAGCTGCCGCACCAGAAATCGCCATCGGACATACCCGCGATGACCAAGCCGAAACTTATTTGTTGGGGGCCTTACGCGGAAATCCGGCAGGAATGCTGCCAGCTGCACATGGCATCCATCGCCCCCTATTGGAATTACCGCGTAGCGATACCCGCCAAGCCTGTGCCGAATTGGGCCTGCAATGGTGGGAGGATCCCCATAATAGCAACCGTCGCTACCAACGAGTCCAAGTGCGCCAACTCCTAGCCGGATTAGCTGCAGATGCGCAAGATCCTGAAAGTGTCATCGCAGCTATAGCCACCGCCGCAGCGCGCACCGCCGCCGACCGGGAAGCCATCCGCAGTTGGGCTGCGCAGCTAGATGCGCGTGATATTAAACAGTTGGAAGAAGTGCCAGCGGGTGTGCGTCGGGAAGCGATTGTGAACCTGATAACAGAAATTGGGGGAAAAGTTTCCGGGGCCTCTGTCGCCGCCGTGGAAGCCTTAATTACCCGGTGGAAAGGCCAAGGTGCAGTGGCTATAGGTAATGGGTATGAGGTACGACGACACGGTGTCCGGCTGATCGGCTAA